The following proteins are co-located in the Malassezia restricta chromosome II, complete sequence genome:
- a CDS encoding fatty acid hydroxylase: MHPRPHADDWVRDKNLPIVHKVIKVLNLLPLASEDVRRTELTDPVPWFSELNQALFLLPFAVLPYAIRTLYYNYVSHELPGRCAMWGCLFVYTMTFGVYWIHFLRHLSKKYGYFHGARGRDTIPFSEVNKIAKEILGAVLLRSALVVYSSYDPHAAPSLSIWTPLQLFFFTVVDDFYYYWLHRVCHETESAWKLHRLHHTTKAPTLLLLGYADDIQECFDLFLVPLATWLTFPIPFDAFVIWMLIHVSIQVVGHSGIRLHHGTLLTGPYLTPFGAEIVTEDHDLHHRHGWRESYNYGKQSRLWDGLFGTKGERIEGHSGNIDRTRFIY, encoded by the coding sequence ATGCATCCAAGACCCCATGCGGATGACTGGGTCAGGGACAAGAACCTTCCCATCGTTCACAAGGTTATCAAGGTGCTCAACCTCTTGCCCCTAGCTAGTGAGGATGTCCGTCGAACAGAGCTTACTGACCCTGTGCCTTGGTTTAGTGAGCTGAACCAGGCCCTGTTTTTACTTCCATTTGCCGTGTTGCCCTATGCCATCCGCACTCTATATTATAACTACGTATCACACGAGCTCCCAGGTCGATGCGCCATGTGGGGTTGTCTGTTTGTATATACCATGACATTTGGTGTGTATTGGATACACTTTCTTCGGCACCTTTCCAAGAAGTATGGCTACTTTCATGGTGCTCGTGGCCGTGATACTATCCCATTCTCCGAAGTCAACAAGATTGCCAAAGAAATACTGGGGGCCGTTCTTCTTCGTTCAGCTTTGGTTGTCTACTCGTCGTACGATCCACATGCGGCACCGTCGCTATCGATTTGGACCCCGCTACAGCTATTTTTCTTCACGGTCGTGGATGACTTTTACTACTACTGGCTTCATCGTGTCTGTCACGAGACGGAGAGTGCGTGGAAGCTGCACAGACTACATCACACGACCAAGGCTCCGACACTATTGCTCCTGGGGTATGCAGATGATATCCAGGAGTGCTTTGATCTGTTTCTGGTGCCTCTTGCTACCTGGCTCACATTCCCGATTCCATTTGATGCGTTTGTGATTTGGATGCTGATTCACGTTTCCATTCAAGTGGTGGGCCACAGTGGTATTCGTCTTCACCACGGCACGCTTCTCACAGGACCTTACTTGACTCCTTTTGGCGCTGAAATTGTAACGGAAGACCACGACTTACACCACCGTCACGGATGGCGCGAGTCCTACAACTATGGTAAGCAGAGCCGTCTTTGGGATGGGCTATTCGGCACCAAGGGAGAACGCATCGAGGGCCACAGTGGCAACATTGACCGCACGCGATTTATTTATTGA
- a CDS encoding ER membrane protein — protein sequence MRRFAPWAVVYILVCGVLWVRSQYTATYVPGNTTLPETSEEGQAGTNRCGEGSNDLSMCQNLYLNSATDFCLWGPQGPEPVGIGNSEREVVSYCTKAGRGTRLIPPGTLRSVHFVRTPHYVQVSGTGIFENIHISKEGGGGELDPHGEDGLGNPIGGLVFTNAFGKLAQAHEWTSFIDENQFCLRVCKDGDKAADYCKHIYDEMGCEFNMPTAPDQLGVFESCEGPDADIVGVYTNHGVVSTFYQDQTKHGQKLPPPKSPQSLSNCSAFPSGLLQGSVKHPYAKAAITGASRKSMKSQSVSTSSSSSTTSSMLTSTSSSTDSSSQNLYPPISSNFSNMSPTSSISSSSPSATSSFTSETTSTLSSESNSEQVSPFGPVDDDAGVGIHLTASIPTFTVLLLSLIVSIL from the coding sequence ATGCGTCGTTTCGCCCCATGGGCTGTTGTGTATATTCTGGTGTGCGGTGTCCTGTGGGTAAGATCTCAATACACAGCCACCTATGTTCCAGGTAATACCACGCTACCTGAAACCTCGGAAGAGGGACAAGCCGGTACGAATCGTTGTGGTGAGGGATCCAACGATCTGTCCATGTGTCAGAATTTATATTTAAACTCTGCCACGGACTTCTGCCTCTGGGGACCTCAGGGTCCTGAACCTGTGGGGATTGGAAACTCGGAGCGCGAAGTGGTCAGCTATTGCACAAAGGCTGGCCGCGGCACGCGTCTGATCCCACCGGGAACTCTGCGAAGCGTCCACTTTGTCCGCACGCCACATTATGTGCAAGTATCCGGCACTGGTATTTTTGAAAATATCCACATCTCCAAGGAAGGTGGTGGCGGAGAACTTGATCCGCACGGTGAAGATGGCTTAGGAAATCCCATTGGCGGCTTGGTCTTTACAAACGCGTTTGGCAAgctggcacaggcgcatgAATGGACGAGTTTTATTGACGAAAATCAATTTTGTTTGCGCGTCTGCAAGGATGGTGACAAGGCAGCTGACTACTGCAAGCATATCTATGATGAAATGGGATGCGAATTCAACATGCCCACTGCCCCGGACCAACTTGGCGTCTTTGAATCTTGTGAAGGACCTGATGCAGACATCGTTGGTGTGTACACGAACCATGGCGTGGTTTCTACTTTCTACCAAGATCAAACGAAACATGGCCAAAAACTTCCACCTCCCAAATCGCCCCAGTCCTTGAGCAATTGCAGCGCTTTTCCTTCAGGTCTGTTACAGGGAAGTGTGAAACACCCCTATGCTAAGGCCGCCATAACAGGCGCTTCGCGTAAGTCTATGAAGAGCCAGTCCGTTTCcacgtcttcttcgtcttcgACCACGTCTTCCATGCTCACGTCGACATCTTCGTCCACCGACTCTTCAAGTCAGAATCTCTATCCTCCTATCAGCTCGAATTTTTCTAATATGTCTCCAACCTCCAGCATATCCTCGTCTTCTCCGAGCGCTACATCCTCTTTTACGTCCGAGACGACAAGCACGCTTTCATCCGAATCCAACTCTGAGCAAGTGAGCCCTTTTGGACCTGTTGATGACGATGCAGGTGTGGGTATCCATCTGACCGCATCGATCCCTACATTTACCGTCTTGCTACTGTCACTCATAGTGTCGATTCTTTAA